tcaaaacaggctattgaaatcataccaatcggtatataagcgagtgccgctcggaaatccactcagttacgattgcgcaacgattcaggtacgatcgctggaatggatggatgtttccctaacacagacttttaaaccatggagcctgtggacaTCAGTGTAGCAAATTAGATGTAAGCTGCGGGTGCTTTTGTTCTCGCTTGCGTTCcgggaaattggaatgtttccctaacacagacttcaaaaccatggagcctgtggaaatcggcatagaaatttagatgcaagcagtggggactttcgtactcgtttgcgtttttgcaaattggaatgttttcctaacacagacttcaaacccatgaagcctggggaaaggtgcaaactacgagtacttttgtactcgcttgcatttttgcaaactggaatgtgtttccccaatacagattccgaaaccaagaagttgggagaatcggcattgcagatacattcaagtcggcaatacttttatacccccaaacATTTCTACACTCCAGAATTCtttttgctatcacggtctacaaaagcgagtacaaatgcaacgctttggctcgattattcaagactgcattggaagatatcccttcatgtcaccagctcactgaacttctacgcataccgtttgatgattaggcaaaatgttgataactatttgctgtgataactactaccataatgcatgaattaacttaaattgagatttgtttgcaattgaattcgtaaatagtttcattgttccgctattttaatcaatacacaaaagatagcactgcgcagcggtgatatcgtacccaatgaggatcatccgaggtgacattattgctaattgaagaaatacaattgattactaagccaacggcagtcctacgtcaaccttgcggttatatcataggtataacccatccatagtttttaactggtccaaggaccagttaacgttcgcccagttaaaacacagaccagttagcgaacgattactgtatttgCGTTTTGAATTGTCGAATTTTGAATGAGcttgaaaacaattaaaaaattgtaattaaaatttttatgtcAACCAAATTTCACATTACACCCTATTCGTTCTAAGATAATCATCGTCATCCGTAACTTTGGTTAGTCGTGTTTCGAAAAACTCCTGCACCGTATCGGTGTTCCATTTGTTGATAGAAAGTGTCTCTTTCACATTGCCAGCTTCGTCCATTAGCTTTACAATTGGATCCAAACCACGGACGTATTTTATAGTCAAGTTCGGGAACTTCAACGGACGGTCACTCTTGATGAATGCCTGAATCTGGGGGTAGGCTCCAAACTTACAGGTACACACTTCCAGCACCGCTTTCGGATAGACCTTCAGT
The Toxorhynchites rutilus septentrionalis strain SRP chromosome 2, ASM2978413v1, whole genome shotgun sequence genome window above contains:
- the LOC129769092 gene encoding selenoprotein F; this translates as MFVDRFAASLLLKEIKGTIMYRLSLVLISLMVVFCGQTIAEFTLEDCRELGFLKSQLFCSSCSSLGDYGLDELKDHCRECCQKDADNDSKLKVYPKAVLEVCTCKFGAYPQIQAFIKSDRPLKFPNLTIKYVRGLDPIVKLMDEAGNVKETLSINKWNTDTVQEFFETRLTKVTDDDDYLRTNRV